AAACAATAACTAAGATATATAGAATGAGAAACTGAGATGTCAGTTGATTTGGTATAGTAGTCCAAGTAGCATCAGTTATTATCTTGAAAATACCTTGGTCGGCTCTTTTAATGTTGTCTTCACTTTAAAGATTAAAAACCCAAAAAGTTCATAGAAGATGAAAGGCCACTTTCATGCAAGAAtttcaaaagggaaaaaaaacaGTAGAGAAAAATTACAAGTATTTAGTTCTGTTTGGGAAACCTTTTCACCTACAACACTCAAAGAATTTTACTTTCAACTCTTCTCCAAACATGGTCTTCTCTCCTAAGCAAGAATCACCAAATCAGTCCAAGAGATGCAAATTCTTCTCTTCAACTCTCAAGGATGCATTTGCCAATTGCCACATTTTTAAGGAAAGACATTCTAGTACTCAGAGCTCAGACGAAGACGATGCAATCGATGATTATGATGATGAAGAGGACGTAATAATTTATAGTCTGAGATTTTCTTTCAAGTTCAATGCATTTATCTTGTGATATGTTCATCTTTTCTGAAAGCTGTTTTGTGGATTTTATCAACAGGTGTTTGTATCAATAGTAATAAGTAAATACATGGAGTCAAAATGCAGAAGACAGACAACCATCTCAAATGACAAGTTCAACTGGAGTTTCTCGCCAACAGCAGGAGATTTATTCATATCCGCAAAGCTAATGCAACAAAAGGAGGAGAATGAACatgaaataaaggaagaaaacGAGGATTTCCTCTCTGCTGGTACTCGTTTTTCGCGCTGCTCGAGTGCTTTAAGCTATGAGGCATTTGCCACAGCTAAGACAACACTTTCTCGTTCTTCAAGCTTGAACAGGATTGAGTTTCAAGATTTTCCTAGACGCCCTGTTATTCAGGAATTCTCTCACTGTGAAGGATGGCCATTTGGTCTATGCCGTAAACTGTTGTTACTTCCTCCTTTGCCAAAATCCCCATCTGATTCTTGGTCATGGCGAAAGAGTGCAAGAATGATCAAGATACACTAGTTGCTGGCATTCAAAACCAATCTTCTCTTAATTTCTAAAGAATTTTACATTTTCCCAAAAGGGATGCTGAACTTCATTTTTCATGTATTTGCTATGTTCTTGATAATAGCCATAAACTCTTTCGAGAATTGAACACCTTTCTTATGCTTTGCATGCTTCAAACTTTGGCTTAAGTAGTACATTTACTGTCACTTATTTTACCAGTTTGGCATTTAAGGCCAAATTACAGATGGTCAAAGATGGAAGTTCGTCATCAGAGGGATAAAACTGAACTGCTGGCATAAAGTGCTCTGTGCCACGTACAGTAAATAAGCAAACCAACTTAAAACAAGAAGCTCATTCATCAATCAACCAGAAAATATGTGTTGAAGCACACACCTTGAAGAAACAAAGATTAGAACTTTCTGAATATTCAAGAAAGTATTTCCTTGCACAAGTTTCTTGGATTATTATCATTTGCCTATTGTAGCAATCACATGATCAAACTTGCGAACCAAGTGCAACATAAGAGATGATATTAAAGCAACCTGTATTATCTAAAACAACAAACATTCAAGTGATTGAAGACaaaaacacggtggtatatctTCCATCGTTGAAGGTCTATGCTCTATGCTCAACATAAGAACCAGCAAGTCCAGAAGTCCCAAGTACTGTAACCTGGAGTTAGCAAGGGTGAAAGAGCAGTGAGAAAACAAATAATGGTATATGGTTCATCCTTCAGGagatttcagactattattttgaaaatgtaaCAAAATCTCGAGGGAACATTTCGAAAAATGAATTGTAAAATCACTTGCAGCATTAGAAAATCTATTCCAGAGAAATTAAACCCCACCATCAAAATAGAAAGTTGGTAGTTGTTTCTTGTACTAATTAATGGATGATAATATTGTAGACATGAACGTTTATTTAAAGGCATAATGGATGATTTCATGAAAAGCTAGTCAATGTCCAAGAGTTTGATCAAATTTTGTTGGAACCATAGAAAAAACAGTCACTACTGGAGTGCAACTTTAGAAGGGCAATTCAAATTGCAGCTGGTATCCACAGCTTTCTTATCTCCTAAGTGAAACATAGCTTGTTTTGCAAATATTGCTTGTGTAGGAAGTTGTAACCTACAGAAAAGCTGAAATACATGCAACAAACTTGCTTCAGTTATATGTACCTTTCCCCATTCAGAATCAAGGCCGCTGCATCGCATC
The nucleotide sequence above comes from Nicotiana tabacum cultivar K326 chromosome 12, ASM71507v2, whole genome shotgun sequence. Encoded proteins:
- the LOC107808343 gene encoding uncharacterized protein LOC107808343; protein product: MVFSPKQESPNQSKRCKFFSSTLKDAFANCHIFKERHSSTQSSDEDDAIDDYDDEEDVFVSIVISKYMESKCRRQTTISNDKFNWSFSPTAGDLFISAKLMQQKEENEHEIKEENEDFLSAGTRFSRCSSALSYEAFATAKTTLSRSSSLNRIEFQDFPRRPVIQEFSHCEGWPFGLCRKLLLLPPLPKSPSDSWSWRKSARMIKIH